In Devosia sp. 1566, a single genomic region encodes these proteins:
- the flaF gene encoding flagellar biosynthesis regulator FlaF, with product MYQQGARAYQQTAKVVENPRERESALLMKAAANLQRVKDEWPASFDDLAPALTFNRKLWTIFMSSVTRPDNPLPQDVRQNIANLGLYILNETREMMMQPQPQKLDALVRLNRQIAAGLRGA from the coding sequence ATGTATCAGCAAGGCGCCCGGGCCTACCAGCAGACGGCGAAAGTCGTTGAGAACCCACGCGAGCGTGAATCAGCACTCCTGATGAAGGCTGCAGCCAATCTGCAGCGCGTCAAGGACGAGTGGCCGGCAAGCTTTGACGACCTCGCCCCCGCCCTGACCTTCAACCGCAAGCTCTGGACCATTTTCATGAGCTCGGTGACCCGGCCCGACAATCCGCTGCCCCAGGATGTGCGCCAGAACATCGCCAATCTTGGTCTCTACATTCTCAACGAGACCCGCGAGATGATGATGCAGCCCCAGCCGCAAAAACTTGATGCCCTGGTGCGCCTCAACCGCCAGATCGCCGCCGGCCTGCGCGGCGCCTGA